The following proteins come from a genomic window of Candidatus Poseidoniia archaeon:
- a CDS encoding NAD(P)-dependent glycerol-1-phosphate dehydrogenase has product MKPRPPRSMVLPRMVVTGPGVIEQLPDVIAELDLPERGLLVCDAVTRSVAGDRVLGYLEETGHPVAVIEIDGASMEELARVETAADGCGFLAGVGGGRPVDLAKQAGYHLDLPFISVPTAASHDGFASARASIRAAGQKTSMEARPPIAVVADTTIIASAPHRLLAAGIGDIVSNQTAVLDWQLGRDRGEEYSAYAAALSEMTARLVEEDPELVAGGSEEGVRLVVKALISSGVAMSIAGSSRPASGGEHKFSHWLDANAGSPALHGEQCGVGSIVTMQLHGGDWERIRDTLAAAGAPTTAEQLGLDDADVLEALREAHTIRPQRYTILDREPPETIERAARETGVVS; this is encoded by the coding sequence ATGAAACCGCGCCCGCCGCGCTCGATGGTCCTGCCGCGGATGGTAGTCACCGGCCCCGGCGTCATCGAGCAGCTGCCGGACGTCATCGCCGAGCTGGATTTGCCCGAGCGCGGGCTGCTGGTCTGCGACGCAGTCACCCGCTCGGTGGCGGGCGACCGCGTGCTTGGCTACCTTGAGGAGACGGGCCACCCGGTCGCGGTCATCGAAATCGACGGCGCCAGCATGGAGGAGCTGGCGCGGGTCGAGACGGCCGCCGACGGCTGCGGCTTTCTCGCCGGCGTGGGAGGCGGCCGCCCGGTCGACCTCGCCAAGCAGGCGGGCTACCACCTCGACCTGCCGTTCATCTCGGTCCCGACCGCGGCGTCACACGATGGTTTCGCCTCGGCGCGCGCCTCGATTCGTGCTGCCGGGCAGAAGACCTCGATGGAGGCGCGCCCGCCGATTGCGGTGGTCGCCGACACTACCATCATCGCCTCGGCACCGCATCGCCTGCTGGCGGCCGGCATCGGCGATATCGTCAGCAACCAGACTGCGGTGCTGGACTGGCAGCTCGGCCGCGACCGCGGCGAGGAGTATTCGGCGTACGCGGCGGCGCTCTCGGAGATGACCGCCCGGCTGGTCGAGGAAGACCCCGAACTGGTCGCCGGCGGCAGCGAGGAGGGGGTGCGGCTGGTGGTCAAGGCGCTGATTTCCTCAGGCGTCGCGATGTCGATTGCCGGCTCGTCGCGCCCCGCTTCGGGCGGCGAACACAAGTTCTCGCACTGGCTCGACGCCAACGCCGGCAGCCCCGCGCTGCACGGCGAGCAGTGCGGTGTCGGCTCGATTGTGACGATGCAGCTCCACGGCGGTGACTGGGAGCGCATCCGCGACACCCTTGCTGCGGCCGGCGCACCCACCACTGCGGAGCAGCTGGGGCTGGATGACGCCGACGTTCTTGAGGCGCTGCGCGAGGCGCACACCATCCGCCCGCAGCGCTACACTATCCTCGACCGCGAGCCGCCCGAAACGATTGAGCGGGCGGCTCGCGAGACTGGCGTCGTTTCCTGA
- a CDS encoding sodium:solute symporter family protein produces MSATLTVLAVLAIYLAGSLWVGWRSWRQGAATLDDYFVASRRISPLVLFCTLAATNFSAFFFLGFAGASYRLGWPFYGLMAFGTSLVGLSILLLGVPIHKLGKAKGYLTPPELITGESGSQLLGWLYGAVLVIFTLPYLAIQPYGAGLVLESLTDGGIDGFHGAVLLTGVMLLYIWLGGMRSSVWTDLLQGGLMLGLMVAAVMVVMQGLGGFGAAGGELATAHPQKFMREGAITWQVWLSYTLLWPMVVPMFPQLFSRFYIAESDQALRTAAWLYPTIVPLLFLAPVLLGVSGNLDFPGLAKAESDSIVPMLLLEHAPLWLAALVMTGALAAFMSTADSQLLAMSSILTRDIAASMTELEEQQQYSLGRWLVVALAIVGLALAYDPPDTIFNVVSQAFTGLAVLFPTTVALLWWRRTRSEACIASILMGETLVAWTYLAAQDEGVPEWFTQGFHLSMPVIFLSAVTLVTGSLLLGKRAPT; encoded by the coding sequence ATGAGCGCGACGCTGACCGTGCTGGCCGTGCTGGCAATCTACCTCGCCGGCTCCCTCTGGGTTGGATGGCGGTCCTGGCGTCAGGGAGCTGCGACGCTGGATGACTATTTTGTCGCATCGCGCCGCATCTCACCACTAGTCCTTTTCTGCACGCTCGCAGCGACTAATTTCTCGGCTTTCTTCTTCCTTGGTTTTGCCGGCGCGAGCTACCGGCTTGGCTGGCCTTTCTACGGACTGATGGCATTCGGCACTAGTCTGGTGGGGCTCAGTATCCTGCTGCTGGGGGTGCCAATCCACAAACTCGGCAAGGCGAAGGGATACCTGACACCACCGGAGCTTATCACGGGCGAAAGTGGCTCGCAACTGCTGGGATGGCTCTATGGAGCCGTGCTCGTAATTTTCACGCTCCCCTACCTCGCCATCCAGCCATACGGCGCCGGACTTGTCCTCGAGTCGCTCACCGACGGCGGTATTGACGGATTTCACGGTGCCGTGCTGCTGACTGGCGTGATGCTGCTCTACATCTGGCTGGGCGGCATGCGCTCCTCGGTCTGGACCGACCTGCTTCAGGGAGGGCTGATGCTGGGGCTGATGGTTGCCGCAGTGATGGTGGTGATGCAGGGGCTGGGCGGCTTCGGTGCGGCGGGCGGAGAACTCGCCACCGCGCACCCGCAGAAGTTCATGCGGGAGGGAGCTATCACCTGGCAGGTGTGGCTCTCCTATACCCTGCTCTGGCCGATGGTGGTCCCGATGTTTCCGCAGCTGTTCTCGAGATTCTACATCGCCGAGTCAGACCAGGCGCTCCGTACCGCAGCGTGGCTCTATCCTACTATTGTGCCACTGCTCTTCCTGGCACCGGTGCTGCTCGGTGTCAGCGGAAACCTGGACTTCCCGGGGCTCGCGAAAGCCGAGAGTGACTCGATAGTCCCAATGCTGCTGCTCGAGCATGCACCACTATGGCTGGCGGCGCTGGTGATGACCGGGGCTCTGGCAGCATTCATGTCAACTGCCGACTCGCAGTTGCTGGCGATGTCCTCCATCCTGACCCGCGATATCGCCGCATCGATGACTGAGCTGGAGGAGCAACAGCAGTATTCGCTGGGGCGCTGGCTGGTTGTAGCGCTTGCAATCGTAGGGCTGGCGCTGGCGTATGACCCACCAGATACCATCTTTAACGTCGTTTCACAGGCGTTCACCGGGCTTGCCGTGCTCTTCCCCACCACGGTCGCGCTGCTCTGGTGGCGGCGCACCCGCAGCGAAGCATGCATCGCCTCAATCCTGATGGGCGAAACCCTTGTGGCGTGGACCTACCTCGCGGCGCAGGACGAGGGAGTTCCCGAGTGGTTTACTCAGGGTTTCCACCTCAGTATGCCTGTAATTTTCCTGAGTGCAGTGACCCTTGTAACCGGTAGCCTGCTTCTCGGAAAGAGAGCCCCCACTTAA
- a CDS encoding peptidylprolyl isomerase: MRDGDIITLDYEGHSDGELFDTTLEKAAKDAGAHEEGRPYGPITVIIGEGRLVPGLEAALKKGKVGEANEATLPPEEAYGQRDPKLIETMSRTRFNRTCPDAKGYPGEELEIEGRHAHLVAIYGARVRVDFNQHLAGKELVFKFTIKSKVSKADAKVAALFDMEYPSGDTPEIALTGKRAEITLPDRCKFDPAWFQAKYRVVAALRKHTDLEEIIFIESYEGTKPEKKEAKKKKAPAKKKKAASKKKAAPKKKKAAKK, from the coding sequence ATGCGGGATGGCGATATCATCACCCTCGACTACGAGGGGCACAGCGACGGCGAACTGTTCGACACGACGCTCGAGAAGGCGGCGAAGGACGCCGGCGCCCACGAAGAGGGACGACCTTACGGGCCAATCACGGTCATTATCGGCGAGGGGCGCCTCGTGCCCGGACTCGAGGCAGCGCTGAAGAAAGGCAAGGTGGGCGAAGCGAACGAGGCGACGCTGCCACCCGAGGAGGCGTACGGCCAGCGCGACCCGAAGCTCATCGAGACCATGTCGCGGACGCGGTTCAACCGCACCTGCCCCGACGCCAAGGGCTACCCCGGCGAAGAGCTGGAAATCGAGGGGCGGCATGCGCACCTCGTCGCAATCTACGGCGCGCGCGTGCGGGTCGATTTCAACCAGCATCTGGCGGGGAAGGAGCTGGTCTTCAAGTTCACCATCAAGTCGAAGGTCTCGAAGGCGGACGCCAAGGTAGCGGCGCTGTTCGACATGGAATACCCGTCAGGCGACACGCCGGAAATCGCGCTCACTGGCAAGCGCGCCGAAATCACGCTCCCCGACCGCTGCAAGTTCGACCCGGCCTGGTTCCAGGCCAAGTATCGCGTCGTCGCGGCGCTGCGCAAGCACACCGACCTGGAAGAGATAATTTTCATCGAGAGCTACGAAGGCACCAAACCCGAAAAGAAGGAAGCGAAGAAGAAGAAAGCGCCGGCGAAGAAGAAAAAAGCCGCGAGCAAAAAGAAGGCAGCGCCGAAGAAGAAAAAGGCTGCGAAGAAGTAG
- the cysS gene encoding cysteine--tRNA ligase: MLKVHNSASRKLEEFAPREPGRVRMYVCGLTVYNDMHLGHARSYVAFDAMRRWLEHSGYAVEHVQNHTDVDDKIIARAVEEGIAPADLAERYIERTSADLGALGVRPPHQMPRATDYVEQMVALVADLLVKGHAYVAPAAEGALAPDVYFDVPSASEQFGTLTGQSLEELEAGARVAVDPRKRNPADFALWKGAREGEPSWESPWGLGRPGWHIECSAMSLALLGPQFDIHGGGSDLKFPHHESEILQTECHTGKHPMVRYWLHTGFLTIDKEKMSKSLDNFFLVRDVLQHSSAEVVRFYLLNGHYRSPIDFSDAALDEAAAAHDRLAATLHRYRAASPQGAAAGAAGDAAVAAPTGDGQPEALRDAVATARADFTTAMDDDFNTREALAALFGLAREANRHAPESLAPELRDAVVSTFEELGGEVLGLFTPREAAGPSDAEIKALLAQREAARDAQEWAEADRIRDELAEQGVEVQDTPDGARWRRV; the protein is encoded by the coding sequence GTGCTCAAAGTCCACAACAGCGCCAGCCGCAAGCTCGAGGAGTTCGCGCCGCGCGAGCCGGGCAGGGTGCGAATGTACGTCTGCGGCCTGACGGTCTACAACGACATGCACCTCGGCCACGCGCGCAGCTACGTCGCGTTCGATGCTATGCGGCGCTGGCTCGAGCACTCCGGCTACGCAGTCGAGCATGTCCAGAACCACACCGACGTCGATGACAAGATTATCGCGCGCGCCGTCGAGGAAGGCATTGCGCCGGCCGACCTTGCGGAGCGGTACATCGAGCGCACCAGCGCCGACCTCGGGGCATTGGGCGTGCGGCCGCCGCACCAGATGCCGCGCGCGACCGACTACGTCGAGCAGATGGTCGCGCTGGTTGCCGACCTGCTGGTGAAGGGGCACGCCTACGTCGCCCCGGCCGCAGAGGGGGCGCTGGCACCCGACGTCTACTTCGACGTCCCGTCGGCGAGCGAGCAGTTCGGGACGCTGACCGGGCAGTCGCTGGAAGAACTGGAGGCGGGCGCGCGGGTCGCGGTCGACCCGCGCAAGCGCAACCCGGCCGACTTCGCGCTCTGGAAGGGCGCCCGCGAGGGCGAGCCGTCGTGGGAAAGCCCGTGGGGGCTGGGTCGCCCCGGCTGGCACATCGAGTGTTCGGCGATGTCGCTGGCGCTGCTGGGGCCGCAGTTCGACATCCACGGCGGCGGGAGCGACCTGAAGTTCCCGCATCACGAGTCGGAAATTCTGCAGACCGAGTGCCACACCGGAAAACATCCGATGGTGCGCTACTGGCTGCACACGGGATTCCTGACCATCGACAAGGAAAAGATGTCGAAGTCGCTCGACAATTTCTTTCTCGTGCGAGACGTCCTGCAGCACTCCAGCGCCGAGGTGGTGCGGTTCTACCTGCTCAACGGCCACTACCGCTCGCCCATCGACTTCAGCGACGCTGCGCTTGATGAAGCCGCCGCCGCCCACGACCGGCTCGCAGCGACGCTCCACCGTTACCGCGCCGCGTCCCCGCAAGGCGCTGCGGCAGGCGCCGCAGGCGATGCCGCAGTCGCGGCCCCAACAGGCGACGGGCAGCCCGAGGCGCTGCGCGACGCGGTCGCGACCGCCCGCGCCGACTTTACGACAGCGATGGACGACGACTTCAACACTCGCGAGGCGCTCGCGGCGCTCTTCGGGCTGGCGCGCGAGGCGAACCGGCACGCGCCGGAATCGCTCGCGCCCGAACTGCGCGACGCGGTCGTCTCAACATTTGAGGAGCTGGGCGGCGAGGTGCTGGGGCTGTTCACACCACGCGAAGCGGCGGGGCCGAGCGATGCCGAAATCAAGGCACTGCTGGCGCAGCGCGAGGCGGCCCGCGACGCGCAGGAGTGGGCGGAGGCGGACCGGATACGCGACGAACTCGCGGAGCAGGGGGTCGAGGTGCAGGACACGCCGGACGGGGCACGCTGGCGACGCGTCTGA